From Marinobacter alexandrii:
ATATCGGACTCAAGGAAGAGGTGGAGTAGGAAGTAGAGCGGCCACCTCAAAAGATGATGATTTTACCGAGCACTTATTCGTTGCTTCAGCCCATAATTATTTACTTATTTTCACAGAGTTTGGTAAGGTTTTCTGGAAAAAAGTATGGGAACTGCCAGAGGGAAGCAAAGCAGCAAAAGGTCGACCTATTCAAAATTTGATAAATATTGAAGCTGAAGATAAAGTTCGTTCAGTTATCAATGTGAAAACATTAGAAGATCCGGACTATATCAATAATAACTTCCTTGTCATGTGTACAAAAAGGGGAATTATTAAGAAGACCTCACTTGAGGCTTATAGTAGGCCAAGAAGAAACGGAATTAACGCAATAACCATTCGCGAGAATGATAAACTTCTGAATGTTAATCTGACAGATGGTGATAATCATATCATCATAGGATCTAATACAGGGAAAGCGATTAATTTCCATGAATCTGATATTAGGTCGATGGGAAGAATGGCCTCAGGAGTACGAGGAATGAACATTACAGATAAAGAATTTGTAATTGGTATGGTTTGTGTAGATTCCAAAAACCCTCCAAACCTATTAGTTGTATCAGAGAAAGGATACGGCAAAAGATCTGATCTAGAAGATTATAGAATCACCAAACGTGGTGGTAAAGGTGTAAAAACGCTGAACGTTACAGATAAAACAGGAGAACTAGTCGCCATCAAAGATGTCATTGATGGAGATGAACTCATGATTATCAATAAGTCAGGAATAGCAATAAGAATGTCTGTGGATAAACTGCGTGTTATGGGAAGAGCAACACAAGGCGTTCGCTTAATTAAGCTGAATGACGAAGATGAAATTTCAGCGGTAGAGAAAATTTCCAATGTAGGTAATGATGAATCAGAGGAATTGAATACTGATGAAGGATCTACAGATCAGGAAAATGAACAAGACAATAAAGAAGATAAAGAATAAACAAAACGAGAATGAGAACATTTTTGACCCTAATGTTAGCGGCTATTTGTGTAACAGGTTATTCACAAAAAAAGCCCAAAATTAATCAGGCACTATCAGCTCTGGAAGAAGGGAATCTTACAGAAGCAAAATCCATTGTGGATGCTGCAATAGTACATGAAAAGACGAAAGATGATCCTAAGACCTGGTATTACAGAGGACAGGTTTATGCCTCTTTAGATACAGCTAATAGCGAGCCAGGAGCGAAGGAAGAAGCATTGAAGTCTTTTGATAAAGTACTTGAACTTGACCCTGAACAAAAAGCTGTAAATTCAATAGACTATGCTACAGGACAGGTAGTAAACGTAGATTCAAAGAAGCAAGGATGGTATGCATATTATTATAACAAAGCAATAGCAGCTTACAATGAAGAAAATTTTTCCGTTGCGGCTGATAATTTTGAAACTTCATTCTTTATAAACCCAACAGATACAAATGCGATTCTGAATGCTGCATATGCTGCGCTTGCTGATGGTGATGATGAACGTGCAAAAGAAGGATTCACGAAATCTTATGATGCAGGTGTAAGAGACAAAACGATTTTTCTTCAATTATACAATTACGCGATAAAAGAAGAAAATTTCGAAGAAGGCCTTGAAGTCATTAGAAAAGGAAAAGAAGCTCATCCAAATGATGTAGATCTCGCAAAGTATGAAATTAACCTCTTGATACAGTTGAAGCAGACAGAAGAGGCTAAGGCAGGTCTTGAGAAAGCAATAGAAGATGACCCTCAGAATCCCGATCTTCATTTTAGCTTAGGTGTACTTAGAGAAGAGCTAGGAGAAAAAGAGTTAGCACTGGAAAGCTACAGAAGAGCTACAGAAATAGACCCTAATCATTATAACTCGAATTTCAACTTGGGAGTGTCAACTTTTAATGACGCCAATGAGTT
This genomic window contains:
- a CDS encoding tetratricopeptide repeat protein translates to MRTFLTLMLAAICVTGYSQKKPKINQALSALEEGNLTEAKSIVDAAIVHEKTKDDPKTWYYRGQVYASLDTANSEPGAKEEALKSFDKVLELDPEQKAVNSIDYATGQVVNVDSKKQGWYAYYYNKAIAAYNEENFSVAADNFETSFFINPTDTNAILNAAYAALADGDDERAKEGFTKSYDAGVRDKTIFLQLYNYAIKEENFEEGLEVIRKGKEAHPNDVDLAKYEINLLIQLKQTEEAKAGLEKAIEDDPQNPDLHFSLGVLREELGEKELALESYRRATEIDPNHYNSNFNLGVSTFNDANELIKERNALSYKETTKNKELTKKINVQLEEALPIWEKLYSLNSTDQTVLETLSYIYTSLKMNDKAEKMQDELDAVSN